CCTCAGCTATGCCACCGCAGCCGGCGCCGCGGCGACCGGGCTGTTCATGCTGGGGCAGTCGACCCGGCAGAGCGGCCTCGCTTCGGTGGCGCTGCGCAGCGTGATCGCCACGGTCGCCACCTTCGGCTTCTTCCAGGTGCTGCCGCATTACCCGGTGGGGGTCAGCGAGGTGCACCTGATTCTCGGCTCGACCCTGTTCCTGATCCTCGGCGCCGGTCCGGCTGCACTGGGTCTGGCCATGGGCCTCTTGCTGCAGGGCCTATTCTTTGCACCCTTCGACCTGCCGCAATACGGCATGAACGTCACCACGCTCCTGGTCCCGCTCTTCGCCGTCGCCGTTCTCGCGCAGCGGATCATCCCGGCGGGCACGGCCTATGTCGATCTGCGCTATGCCGATGTGCTGAAACTCTCCTTCGCCTACCAGGGCGGCGTGGTGGCCTGGGTCGCCTTCTGGGCCTTCTACGGTCAGGGTGCCTCGGCGCTGGCCGGGATAGGGATGTTCGGCGCGGCCTATATCACCGTCGTGCTGATCGAGCCGCTGGTCGATCTGGCGATCCTCGCCGGTGCCAAGGCGCTGGCCGGGCGGATGCCCGCCTCGCTGGTCACGCCGCGGCTGCTTGCTTCGGCCTGATCCGACAGGCCAATCAGATCAGGGGCGCGGACCTGCGGGACCGCGCCCCTTTCTCATGACGCGCAGGCACCCCATGATCGAGCTTATTCTCATCGGCATCGGCACCGGCAATCCCGACCACCTGACTGCCGAGGCGGCGAAGGCGATGAACGCCTCCGACCTGATCCTTGTGCCCTTGAAGGGCGAGGACAAGTCCGATCTGGCCGGTCTCAGGCTGGCGATCTGCCGCGAGGCGCTGACCGATCCGGCAACGCGGGTCGAGACCTTTGACCTGCCCGTCCGCGATCCGGCGACGCCCGACTATCTCGCGCGGGTGCAGGACTGGCATGACGCCATTGCCGCCATCTGGGAGGATCGCATCCGCGCCCATCTTGACGCCGGCGGCGGGCCGCGCGTTGCCCTGCTGGTCTGGGGCGATCCCTCGCTTTACGACAGCACCCTGCGCATTGCCGAGCGGGTGGGCCGCCGCCTGCCGCTGACCTTGCGCGTCATCCCCGGCATCACCGCCATTCAGGCGCTTTGCGCCGCCCATGCCATCCCGCTGAACGATCTCGGCGCGCCCGTCACCATCACCACCGGCCGGCAATTGCGCGCGGGTGGCTGGCCCGAGGGGGCATCGACCATCGTTGTCATGCTGGATGCCGGCGGGGCCTTCGAGGCCCTTGACCCGGCGGGCCTGACCATCTGGTGGGGCGCCTATGTCGGCATGGCCGAGCAACTGCTGATCGCCGGTCCGCTCTCTGAGGTTGCGCCACAGATCATCGCCACGCGGTCCGAGGCGCGGGCGCGGCATGGCTGGATCATGGACATCTACCTGATCCGGCGCGGCTGAGACCTGCAGAGAATGCAAGGCTGGTCACAGCTTTGTCACCTGACTAGGGTCAAAGGGGTCAATGTCACGAGAACGGGAGAATCGTCATGGCCTCGAACCGCGCGCACAAGGGCAATGCAGCAGCTGACCGGGGAGGGCCGTCGCTGATCCTCGGCAACCAGCGGGGCAATCTGCTGGAGGGTGGCGCGGGCAAGGACATGATCCTTGGGCTGGGCGGCGATGACACCATCCGCGGCGGCGGCGGCGATGACCGCATCCTTGGCGGGCGTGGCAATGATACCGCCGTCTATGCCGGCGGGGTCGATGACTATGCGATCAGCCGACTTGGCGGCATTGTCCGGGTCGAGGCGCTGTCGGGCAACGAGGGCCGCGACTGGCTGCAATCGGTCGAGGCGCTCTATTTCGAGGGCGATGATTACACGCTGCATCTGGATGGCCGGAACAATGCCGTGCTGGCCGGGGATGATGCGGTGGCGGCGGGCGAGGACGGGGTTACCCTGATCGACACCGCCGATCTTCTGGCCAATGACCGCGAGTATGACGGTGACGCGCTGACCATTACCGGGGTTTCGGCTGCGGCCTCGGGTGCGGTGGTGACGCTGGAGGGCGGCCAGATCAGTTATGATCCGGGCGACCGCTTCGACCATCTGGCCGAGGGCGAGACGGCGACCGACAGCTTTACCTATACCGTCGATGACGGGAAGGGCGGCACCGATACGGCGACCGTGACTGTCACCATCACTGGCCAGAATGACGCGCCCACGCTGACCGCCACCACCAGCGTCACCGTGGCCGAGAACCAGACCGCCGTGCCCGCCGGCCTCTCGGCCACGGACCCAGACAGCAGCGACCTGACCTATGCAATCAGCGGCGGGGCCGATGCGGCGCTGTTCCAGATCGACCCCGAGACCGGCGAGTTGAGCTTCATCACCGCGCCGGATTACGAGAACCCCGGCGATGCGGGCGGCGACAATATCTATGACGTGACCGTCAGCGTCACCGATGGCGCGGGCGCCAGCGACAGCGCCGATATATCGGTGACGGTCGAGGACGTGACCGAGACGCCGCCGATCGTCGCCCGGATCAACGAAATTCACTATGACAATGCCGGCACCGATGCGGGGGAGTTCATCGAGGTCCGAGTCAACGCGGGCGATGATGCCTCGGGTCTGTCGGTCGAGCTCTATAACGGCAGCAATGGCGGGGTCTACGGCACGCTCTCCATCGCCGATGCGACGATGACCAGCGACGGCACGCATGATTTCTATGTCTGGAACCTGCCCGCGAACGGGTTGCAGAACGGCGCGCCGGACGGGATGGCGCTGGTGAATGGCGGCGAGGTGGTCGAATTCCTCAGCTACGAGGGCGAGATGACCGCAACCGGCGGCGCGGCGAATGGCCTGACCTCGACCGATATCGGCGTCTCCGAGCCGAGCGATACGCCCCTCGGCCAATCCTTGCAGCGGAACGAGGATGGCAGCTGGCGCGCGCCGGAAACCGCGACGGCAGGCGCCAGCAATGACGCCGCCGAGCCTGAATTCGCGGCGCGGATCAACGAATTTCACTATGACAATGCCGGCACCGATACCGGCGAGTTCGTCGAGGTAAGGGTGACGGCGGGCGGCGATGCCTCTGGCCTGTCGGTGGAACTCTATAACGGCGGCAATGGCTCGGTTTACGGCACGTTGTCGATTGCCAATGCCACGATGACAAGCGATGGCACCCATGATTTCTATGTCTGGGACCTGCCGGCCAACGGGTTGCAGAACGGTGCGCCGGACGGGATGGCGCTGGTGAATGCTGGCGAGGTGGTGGAATTCCTCAGCTACGAGGGCCAGATGACCGCCGCAAGCGGCACGGCGGCAGGCATGACCTCGACCGATATCGGCGTGGCGGAAACCGGTGGCGATGCGCCGGGCCTGTCGCTGCAGCGCGATGCGGAGGGGAACTGGTCTGCACCCGCCGAGGCGACCAAGGGCGCAGCCAATGCGGGCGATGGCGGCGGCGAGACCGCGACGCCGCAGCTGATTTCCTTCATCCAGGGGTCAACCGATGCCTCGACGCTGATCGGCCAGCGGGTCGAGGTGACGGCGGTGGTCGTCCATATCGCGGCGAACGGCTTCTACCTGCAGGAGGAAGACGCCGATGCCGATCTCGACGCGCTGACCTCGGAAGGGATTTTTGTTTTCACCGGCGGCGGCGAGGCGGTGGCGCTTGGCGATCTGGTGCAGCTTGACGGCACCGTCACCGAATTCGGCGGGCTGACCGAGCTGACCGCCGTGTCGGACGTCATGATCATGTCCAGCGGCAACGAGCTGCCGACGGCGGCGACCGTCGAACTCTCGCCCGAGGGCTTCAACTATGAATCGGTCGAGGGGATGCGGGTCTCGGTCATCAGCGGCACCGACGCGCCGCTGACGGTGATCGAGAATTTCGATTTCGACCGCTATGGCGAGATCGTCGTGGGTGCTGGCGTGCAATACCAGCCGACGCAGATCCATGATGCGCAGACCGAGGCCGCCGAGGTCGCGGCGCTGGCCGAGGCCAATGCCCAGAACCGGCTGATCATCGATGACGGCATCAGCACGCAGAACCCCGACGCGTTTGAGTATGTCCCGAACACCACGCCGGGCGACAATGGCAATGGTTATCTCGATGCTGGCGATGAGTTCGGCGCTGGCGGCGCGACGCTGCGGCTTGGCACCCAGTTCACCGGGCCGATCGAGGGCGTGATGACCGAGCAGTTCGGAGATCACGCGCTGATCCCGACCGGGCAATTGCCGATCGACGAGGCCACCAATTCCGGCGCGCGACAGGACGCCCCCGACGATGTGGGCGGCGAGCTGCAGGTGGCTTCGATCAACGTGTTGAACTATTTCACCACGCTCTCGGGCGGCACCGGGCCGGATGGCACCCTGGACCCGCGCGGGGCCACGACCGAGGCCGATCTGGCCCGGCAGACCGAGAAACTGGTCTCGGTCATGACCGGCACCGGGGCCGAGGTCTTTGCCCTGCAGGAGATCGAGAATGGCGGCTTTGGCGAGGGCTCGGCCATCGACGCGCTGGTCGATGCGCTGAATGCCGAGGCCACGGCCACCGGCTCGGGCGCGGTCTATGCCTTTGTCGATCCGACCGGGACCGGCGGCTTTGTCGGCGAGGACGCGATCATGACCGGCATCGTCTATGACAGCGCCGCGCTGACGCTGGTTCATACCGATTTCGTCGAGTTCGACGAAAGCACCGCCGCGACCACCTACCAGCTGGCCAAGGTGCTGGATGACGCCTTGCCGCAATCGACCTATCTGGGCGATTTCCAGCGCAACCGCCCCTCGGTCGCGGCGACCTTCGAGGATGCGGAGGGGAACCAGTTCACCGTGGTCTCTTCGCATTTCAAGTCCAAGGGTGACAGCGGGCTGCTGGCCTTGTCCAATGCCGCGCAGGCCTATCTGGATGCCAATGGCGCGGCGGCGGGCTTTACCCAAGCGGATATCGACGCGCTGCGGGCGGATGCGAATTTCGATCAGGGCGACGGTCAGGGCTTCTGGAACGGCGTCCGGGCCGAGGCGGCGGTGCAGCTGGCCGACTGGCTGGGCACGGAATATGCCGGCGGCGGGGTCAGTGACTATCTGTTGATGGGCGACATGAACGCCTATGCGCAGGAGGACCCGGTTCAGGCGCTGCGCGAGGCCGGGCTGGTCGATCTGATCGACCAGTTCATCGGGCAGGATCAGGCTTACAGCTATGTCTTCGACGGCCAGCGCGGCACGCTGGACCAGGGGCTGGCCTCGGCCAGTCTGTCCGATAATGTCACCGGGGCGACCGAATGGCATGTGAATGCCGATGAGCCGGACCTCTTGGGCTACAGCTCGCAGTTCAAGGATCCGGGCTTCTACAATGACGGGCCGTTTGCCGCCTCGGACCACGATCCGCTGATCGTCGGGCTCACGCTTGACGATCCGCTGGTGGCGTAAGCCGGAACAGACCGGGGGGGTTAGCCGAAGCGCGCGAACCCCCGGCTCACCAGACGGCTGACCAAGGCGTGAAAGCCAAGCGCGATCAGCGTGACGAGGGCCAGCGCGGCGAAGGCCAGATCGGTGCGCATCCGGCCATTGGCAAGGATCATCACCGCGCCCAAGCCCTCGGACCCGCCGACCCATTCGCCGATGACCGCGCCGATGGGGGCATAGACCGCCGCGAGTGTCAGGCCGCTGCCCAGCATCGGCAGGGCCATGGGGATGCGGATATGGGCCATCTCGCGCCAGCGGCTCGCTCCCATGGTCCGCGCCAGATCGAGACAGGCCGGCGAGCTGCGCATCAGCCCGTCGAGGAAGGCCGAGGCCACCGGGAAAAAGCAGATCAGCGCCACCACGGTGATCTTGGGCGCCATGCCGAACCCCAGCCACAGCGTCAGGATCGGCGCCAGCGCGAAGATCGGGATCACCTGCGACAAGAGCAGCACCGGGCGCAGCGCGGCGGCGAGCCGGGGAAAGCTGGCCATCAGCACGGCGAGGATCGCGCCGGTGCCAGCCCCGAGCGCGAAGCCCGCGAGGATCTCGGTCAGGCTGGTCAGCGCGCCCTGCGCCAGCACCTCTCGGTGGCTAGCGATGGCCGACGCGACCGCCCCCGGTCCGGGCAGGAGGAAGGGCGGCAGGCCAGTGAGAAGGACCAGCGCCTGCCAGCCTGCCAGCAGACCCAGCCCGACGGCCAAGGGCGTCAGCATCCGTTGCGCCTTCATGCGGCGGTCCCGGCGATCAGGCGCGACATCAGTGCGCCCTGACAGCGCAGAAGTTCGGGATGTGACGGCGCGCGCGGGATGGGAAGCGCAGGGGTTTCCACCGCGCTCAAGCCCGCCTCGGTCAGCACGTGGATACGGTCGGCCAGACGCGCGGCCTCGGCCGGGTCATGGGTGACCATCAGCACGGTGCGGCCGCGCAGCAGCTCGGCCGCGAGGTCCTGCATCTCGAGCCGCAGCCGCACATCCAGCGCCGAGAAGGGTTCGTCCAGCAGCACCAGCGGGCGATCCTCCATCAGCGTCCGCGCCAGCGCCACCCGCTGCCGCTGCCCGCCCGAGAGTTCCGCCGGTCGCTTCGCGGCATGGGCCGCAAGCCCGGCGCGGTCGAGAATGGCGTCGAGCCGCGTGAAATCGGCGGCATGGCCGCGCAGCCTTGCGCCAAGCGCCGCGTTCTGGCGCACGGTCAGCCAGCCGAGCAGGCCGGGATCCTGCGCCATCAGCGCCACTGGCTGGCGGAACTGCACCCGGCCCTTGAAGCTGCCGCCGATCGGCAGGCCGGCGATCAGCCGCAGAAGCGTCGATTTGCCCACCCCGGAATCGCCCAGAAGCGCCGTCCATTGCCCCGGTTCCAGCCGCAGCCGGATCGGCGGAAACAGTGCCCGGCCCGACATGATGACCTGCCCCGAGAGGATCACCGGTGCGCTCATGCCCGGCCCAGCCCCCAGAAGCCGACCTCGAGCCGGGTGGCGGTGGCAAAGCGATGGGACAACTGCTGCCAGCGCGGCAGTTTTTCCGGCGCCGGCCCCAGCCGATCCGCCACCGCCTTGTCGATCATCGCGCCGCGCGTATGGCACATCGCCTGATAATCGGCGCCGCCATAGGTCTCGATCCAGTCGCGATAGGGGGTATCGCCGGCCTCGATCATCAGCCGCGCGCCGATCTCGCCATAGCCCAGCACACATGGCGCGAGCGCCGCCAGCAGGTCGAGGAAATCGCCGGAATAGCCGGTTTCCAGCACATAGCGGGTATAGGCGAGGTTTTCGGGTGCCTCCTCGGTCGCCAGCAGATCGGCCTTGCTGATCCCCGTCGCCTCGCAGATGCCGACATGCAGCGCCATCTCGCCCTGCAACAGGGTCTGCACCGTGGCCGCCGCCGCCTGCATCTCCTCCAGCGTGCCCGCCTTGACCACCGCAAGCGACCAGGCGCGCGAGAAGTGGATCAGGAACAGGTAATCCTGCCGCAGATAGGTGAGGAAGGCGGCGCGGGGCAGGCTGCCATCCTTCAACCCCTCGACGAAGGCATGGCGGGTATAGGCAGCCCATTGCGGCGCGCAATCCGCCCGCCACAGCGCGAAGCTGCGGCCGTAATCCGGGGCGGTCATTGCTCGGCCCCCGGATCCAGCGCCAGTTTCGACACCGGCAGGGTCGCGTCGATCATTCCGGCCTCGTGCAGAAACGCCTCGAACCGCGCATAGCGGCCATGATCCAGCGCCGCCGGGCTATGGGCGAAACGCGGCAGCGTGTCTTTCCACGCCTGCGTGTTCAGCTCGTCCGAAAGGTCGGGGCCTGAGGCAGCGAAGGTTTCAAACGCCTCGTCGGGATGGTTCAGCATGTATTCCGTGCCGCGCTCGATGGCGGCGAGGAAGCGGGTGATGCGGTCGCGGTCAAGGCTGTCGGCATTGGCGACGAAGATCAGCTCGTCATAGCTGGGCAGCCCGGCCTCTTCGGGGAAGAAGCAGCGGCCATTACCACCCGCGAGCCGCATCTGGGTCAGCTCGAAATTGCGGAAGGCGCCGATCACGGCATCGACCTGCCCGGTCATCAGCGAGGGCGTCAGCGACCAGTTCACATTGACCATCTCGACATCGTCAGCGGTCAGCCCGGCACTTTGCAACATGGCCGCCGTGGTGGCGCTTTCGACGCCCGAGACTGAATAGCCGATCTTCCGGCCCTTCAGGTCGGCGAGGCTCTGGATCGGCCCATCGGCATCGACCATCAGGCAATTCAGCGGCGTCGCAACCAGCGTGCCGACGCGCAGCAGCGGCAGCCCCTCATGCACCTGCAGATGCAGCTGCGGCTGATAGCTGACCGCCAGATCGGCCTTGCCCGCCGCCACCAGCTTCGGAGGCTCACTGGGATCGGCGGGGGCGACGATCTCGACCGCCAGCCCCTCATCGGTGAAGAAGCCCTTTTCCTGCGCGAGGATGATCGGGGCATGGTCGGGATTGATGAACCAGTCGAGCAGCAGGGTCATCTTGTCCTCGGCCAAGGCCGGCGTGGCGAGCGTGAGGCCGGCCAGCGCGGCGAGAAGGCGGGTGGTGGTCATCTTGGGTCTCCAGTGGAAGGGGATTGAGGGTTGGCCAGCAGCGCGATCTCGCCCGGCCAGACGGCGCGCAAGCGGTCGGCGGCGCGCCAGGCGCGCAGGCCCGAGCGGCAGGTGAAAACGGCGCGCTGGTCGGGGGCAGGGATCGGACCGGCGGGGCCGAAATCCTCGACCGACTGACGGCGGGCATGGCGGGCGACGGGGGCGGGGGCTTCGGTGGCGTCGCGCAGCTCGATCAGGAAATCGTCGGGGCGCAGGGCCGAGGCGGCGATGAAGGGGTGCGGTGCGGCTTCCGGTTCGGGGGCAGAGTCGAAGCGGAAGGAGGAAGTACGGAAGTCTTTCATCTCGAAGCGCAGCATCTGACCCAGCGGCGAGGGCTGCAGCCCCAGCACCACGGCCAGCGCCATCTGCGCCTGAACCGCCCCCAGCATGCCCACCACCGGCCCCAGCACCCCGGCGCTGGCGCAGGTCGCAAGGCTGTCGGGCAGGTCGGGAAAGACCGCGCGCAGCGAGGGCGCGCCGCCGCAGAAGCCGCCGACATAGCCCGACATGCCAAGCGCCGAAGCCGAGATCAGCGGTTTTCGCAGCGCAAGGCAGAGGTCCGACAGGACATAGCTGGCCGCAAAACTGTCAGCGCAATCGAGGACCAGATCGGCACCGGCGACCAGTGCCGGGGCGTTTTCCGGCGTCAGCCAAGCGACCAGCGGGGTGACTGCCACCCCGGGATTCAGCGCGCGGGCGAAACCGGCGGCGGCCTCGGCCTTGGGCTGGCCGAGGCTAGGGCCATAGATCGGCTGGCGGTGCAGGTTCGTCTCTTCGACACGGTCGGGATCGATCAGCGTGATCCGTCCGATGCCGGCACCCACAAGGTATTGCAGCGCGGGAACCCCAAGACCCCCCGCGCCGACGACCAGCAGATGCGCCGCAGCGATCCGCGCCTGACCCTCGGCGCCGATTTCGGGCAGGATCATCTGGCGGGCATAGCGGTTCATGCCGTGGCCTTCAGCCAGTCGCGCACCCGTGCCTCGGGGTCGGGGTTCAGGGTGATGTCGGTCACGGCCGAGACAACATCGGCCCCGGCGGCAAAGGCCAAGGGCGCGCGGTCGATGCTGAGCCCGCCAATGGCGATCAGGGGAATGCCACCGGTCCGCGCCTTCCACTCGGTCAGTTTTTCAACGCCCTGCTGGTGCCATTTCATCTTCTTCAGGATCGTGGGCCAGACCGGGCCGAGGGCGATGTAATCGGGCGTCAGCGCCAGCGCGCGGGCCAGTTCCGCCTCGTCATGGGTCGAGACGCCGAGCCTGATGCCGGCGGCGCGGATGGCCGAGAGGTCGGCACTGTCCAGATCCTCCTGCCCGAGATGGATCCAGTCGCAGCCCTCGTCGATGGCGATCTGCCAGTGGTCATTGACGACCAGCAGCGCCCCCGCCGCGCGGCACAAGGCCTGCGCCCGGCGGATCTCGTCGCGGGTCTCGGCGTCAGGTCGATCCTTGACCCGAAGCTGCACCAGTTTCACGCCAAGCGGCAGCATCCGCCCGATCCAGTCGGCGGTTTCAAAAATCGGATAGAAGCGGGGCAGGGTCATGCGAGGAAGGCCTTTCCGAGAACGGGGGTGGATGGCGCGGCCATGTCGCGCGGCTCCATCGGGTCCGCCTCGAAGGCCGCGCGCCCGGCCTCGACCGCCAGTGCCATCGCCCGCGCCATGCCGACCGGATCGCCGGCCTTGGCGACGGCGGTGTTCAACAGCACGGCGTCAAAGCCCATCTCCATGGCCTGCGCGGCATGGGACGGCAGGCCGACCCCGGCATCGACCACCAGCGGCACATCGGGGAAATGCGCCCGCAGGCTGCGCAGGCCATAGGGATTGTTCAGCCCCAGACCCGAGCCGATCGGCGCGCCCCAAGGCATCAGCACCTGACTGCCGACCTCGAGCAAACGTCCGCAGACCGTCAGATCCTCGGTGCAATAGGGAAAGACCTCGAATCCGTCCTCGGTCAGGATGCGCGCGGCCTCGACCAGTCCGAAAACATCGGGTTGCAGCGTGTCGGCATGGCCGATGACCTCGAGCTTGATCCAGCTTGTGGCAAAGAGTTCCCGCGCCATATGGGCGGTGGTGACGGCCTCCTTGACCGTATGGCAGCCGGCGGTGTTGGGCAGGATGCGCGTGCCGAGCCCGGCGATCATGTCCCAGAAGGCCTGACCCCCGCCCGCCTCGCGGCGCAGGCTGACCGTGGCGATGCCCGCCTGCGAGACGCGGAAGGCTTCGGCCAGGATCGCGGGCGAGGGATATTGCGCCGTGCCCAGCATCAGCGCGCTGTCGACCGTGGTGCCATAGAAGACCGGCATGGCTCAGCCCCCCTGCATCGGCGCGACGACCTCGATCCGGTCGCCCTCGGCGATCGGGGTGGTGGTGCGCAGGGCTGCAGGGACGAAATCGCCGTTAAGGGCGGTGGCGACCTTGGCACCAAAGCCGCAATCGGCCAGCAGATCGGCCAGCGTCGCGGCCTCGGTCGCCCGCGGCTCGCCATTGAGGGTGATCATCATGCAAAAACCTCGTCCATGAACTCGGGAATGATGCCGCGCTCCAGATGATCCGCCGCCATCGCAGCGACGGTCGGGGCCAGCAGGAAGCCGTGGCGGTAGAGCCCGTTGGCGTAGAGGGTCGAACCGACACGCCGCAGCCGGGGCAGGTTGTCGGGAAAGGCCGGGCGGGCATCGGCGCCGGTTTCCAAGAGTTCCGCCTCGCCAAAGGCGGGCAGCAGCGCATAGGCGGCGGAGAGGAGTTCCAGCACCGAGCGCGCCGTCACCACCCCACGCCGGTCGCTTTCGATCATCGTTGCGCCCAGCATGAAGACGCCATCGCCGCGCGGCACGATGTAGAGCGGGATGCGCGGATGCAGCAGCCGGACGGGGCGGTTCAGCGTCACGCCGGGGCAGCGCAAGACCATCATCTCGCCCCGTACACCGCGCAGGTCGGGCAGGGCATCGCGGGCGGCAAGGCCGCGGGCGTCGATCAGCTGGTCGGGTTTGGTGGCGGGCGGCGCGCGGTGGACCGCCACTCCTTTCGCCTCGAGCCGGCGGCGCAATTCCGTCAGCGCATCACGCGGCGACAGATGCGCCTCGGCCTCGTAGAACAGACCCGAGGTGAAGCGCCCGGCAAGGTCCGGTTCCAGCGCGGCAATGGCCTCGCCGTCCAGCAGCCGGTGGCCGCGACTGCGCCGGGCGAAGCGGGCAAGCTCGCCCCGGTCGCGGTTCAGCGCGAGGACCAGCGTGCCCTGCCGGCTGACGCCGCCGGCATGACGCTGCCACCAGCCAATCGCCCCAAGGCCATGCCGCTCCACCGGCTCCTCGGCGGATTCGCCCTCGCAATAAGGGGCGAGCATACCGCCCGCCCAAAAGGAACAGCCATGCGGGCCGGGGGTGGGTTCGGGATCGACCAGCTCGACCTGATGGCCGCGCGCGGTCAGTTCGGTGGCCAGCGTCAGGCCCATCACCCCGGCACCAAGGATGCGGATGCCGCTCATGCCCCGGCCCCCCAGAGCGCATGGAAATGATGCACCGGCCCGTGGCCCGACCCGATCCGCAGCCGGTCGGCAGCGGCAATGGCGCCCTGCAGGTAGGCATGGGCGCGGGTCACCGCCTTGGGCACGGAGAGTCCCTGCGCCAGTCCGGCAGCGATGGCGGCAGAGAGGGTGCAGCCGGTGCCGTGGGTGTTGCGGGTGGCGATGCGGGGGGCGGTCAGGCGATGGGTCTCGGGTCCGAGCAGCAGGTCGGTGCAGACCTCGCCCGCGTCATGGCCGCCCTTCATCAGCACCCAGTCCGGCCCCAGCGCCAGAAGTGCCCGGCCCTGCGCCTCGCGCGCCGTCAGGTCGGCGGCGGGTTCCGCTCCCAGCAGCTCGCCCGCTTCCGGCAGGTTCGGGGTCAGCACGGTCGCCAGCGGCAGCAGCTCGCCCCGCAGCGCCGCGATCGCCTCGGCGGCCAGCAGCCGGTCACCGGATTTCGCCACCATCACCGGGTCGAGCACCACCGGCAGACCGCGCCCCGCAAGCCCCTCGGCCACGGTGCGGATCACCACAGGATCACCCAGCATCCCGATCTTCACCGCCTTCACCGGCAGATCGTCGAAGACGGCTTCCATCTGCGCCCGGATCAGCGCGGGCGACAGGGTTTCCACGGCGGTGACGGCGCGGGTGTTCTGCGCGGTGATGGCGGTCAGCACGCTGGCGCCGTAGGTGCCAAGCGCAGAAAATGTTTTCAGATCGGCCTGAATTCCCGCGCCACCGCCGCTGTCCGAGCCTGCGATGGTCAAAGCTATATCCGTCACGTCGCCCCCTTCGACCGACGGATGGATTTGGGGGAAGACAAGCGCAGGGGGATGATCCGCCCGGCATCGTCAAGCTACCCGTTCCCTCCGCCGGTATTAACCGGATCAGGTTCGATGGGTCGGCATTCGCCTCTCAGCCCCGGTCAAGCGGGGCACCCCAACGAGTAAGTGCGGCGGAAGCTAGTGGGAAAGCCGGGGATGGGCAAGGGGGGTTGTCGGCGGGACCGGACGGGCCGGGGCGAGGAAGGGCAGCACGTCCTCGGCGGCCTGTACGAAATGTGCCTCGGGGCGGGCCAGAAGCGCGGCGCGCTCCTCGGCCAGGTCTTCGGGCG
This region of Paracoccus zhejiangensis genomic DNA includes:
- a CDS encoding energy-coupling factor ABC transporter permease; amino-acid sequence: MHIEPGIVDGAKIVLSYATAAGAAATGLFMLGQSTRQSGLASVALRSVIATVATFGFFQVLPHYPVGVSEVHLILGSTLFLILGAGPAALGLAMGLLLQGLFFAPFDLPQYGMNVTTLLVPLFAVAVLAQRIIPAGTAYVDLRYADVLKLSFAYQGGVVAWVAFWAFYGQGASALAGIGMFGAAYITVVLIEPLVDLAILAGAKALAGRMPASLVTPRLLASA
- the cobF gene encoding precorrin-6A synthase (deacetylating) is translated as MIELILIGIGTGNPDHLTAEAAKAMNASDLILVPLKGEDKSDLAGLRLAICREALTDPATRVETFDLPVRDPATPDYLARVQDWHDAIAAIWEDRIRAHLDAGGGPRVALLVWGDPSLYDSTLRIAERVGRRLPLTLRVIPGITAIQALCAAHAIPLNDLGAPVTITTGRQLRAGGWPEGASTIVVMLDAGGAFEALDPAGLTIWWGAYVGMAEQLLIAGPLSEVAPQIIATRSEARARHGWIMDIYLIRRG
- a CDS encoding ExeM/NucH family extracellular endonuclease, translated to MASNRAHKGNAAADRGGPSLILGNQRGNLLEGGAGKDMILGLGGDDTIRGGGGDDRILGGRGNDTAVYAGGVDDYAISRLGGIVRVEALSGNEGRDWLQSVEALYFEGDDYTLHLDGRNNAVLAGDDAVAAGEDGVTLIDTADLLANDREYDGDALTITGVSAAASGAVVTLEGGQISYDPGDRFDHLAEGETATDSFTYTVDDGKGGTDTATVTVTITGQNDAPTLTATTSVTVAENQTAVPAGLSATDPDSSDLTYAISGGADAALFQIDPETGELSFITAPDYENPGDAGGDNIYDVTVSVTDGAGASDSADISVTVEDVTETPPIVARINEIHYDNAGTDAGEFIEVRVNAGDDASGLSVELYNGSNGGVYGTLSIADATMTSDGTHDFYVWNLPANGLQNGAPDGMALVNGGEVVEFLSYEGEMTATGGAANGLTSTDIGVSEPSDTPLGQSLQRNEDGSWRAPETATAGASNDAAEPEFAARINEFHYDNAGTDTGEFVEVRVTAGGDASGLSVELYNGGNGSVYGTLSIANATMTSDGTHDFYVWDLPANGLQNGAPDGMALVNAGEVVEFLSYEGQMTAASGTAAGMTSTDIGVAETGGDAPGLSLQRDAEGNWSAPAEATKGAANAGDGGGETATPQLISFIQGSTDASTLIGQRVEVTAVVVHIAANGFYLQEEDADADLDALTSEGIFVFTGGGEAVALGDLVQLDGTVTEFGGLTELTAVSDVMIMSSGNELPTAATVELSPEGFNYESVEGMRVSVISGTDAPLTVIENFDFDRYGEIVVGAGVQYQPTQIHDAQTEAAEVAALAEANAQNRLIIDDGISTQNPDAFEYVPNTTPGDNGNGYLDAGDEFGAGGATLRLGTQFTGPIEGVMTEQFGDHALIPTGQLPIDEATNSGARQDAPDDVGGELQVASINVLNYFTTLSGGTGPDGTLDPRGATTEADLARQTEKLVSVMTGTGAEVFALQEIENGGFGEGSAIDALVDALNAEATATGSGAVYAFVDPTGTGGFVGEDAIMTGIVYDSAALTLVHTDFVEFDESTAATTYQLAKVLDDALPQSTYLGDFQRNRPSVAATFEDAEGNQFTVVSSHFKSKGDSGLLALSNAAQAYLDANGAAAGFTQADIDALRADANFDQGDGQGFWNGVRAEAAVQLADWLGTEYAGGGVSDYLLMGDMNAYAQEDPVQALREAGLVDLIDQFIGQDQAYSYVFDGQRGTLDQGLASASLSDNVTGATEWHVNADEPDLLGYSSQFKDPGFYNDGPFAASDHDPLIVGLTLDDPLVA
- a CDS encoding ABC transporter permease — translated: MKAQRMLTPLAVGLGLLAGWQALVLLTGLPPFLLPGPGAVASAIASHREVLAQGALTSLTEILAGFALGAGTGAILAVLMASFPRLAAALRPVLLLSQVIPIFALAPILTLWLGFGMAPKITVVALICFFPVASAFLDGLMRSSPACLDLARTMGASRWREMAHIRIPMALPMLGSGLTLAAVYAPIGAVIGEWVGGSEGLGAVMILANGRMRTDLAFAALALVTLIALGFHALVSRLVSRGFARFG
- a CDS encoding ABC transporter ATP-binding protein; the protein is MSAPVILSGQVIMSGRALFPPIRLRLEPGQWTALLGDSGVGKSTLLRLIAGLPIGGSFKGRVQFRQPVALMAQDPGLLGWLTVRQNAALGARLRGHAADFTRLDAILDRAGLAAHAAKRPAELSGGQRQRVALARTLMEDRPLVLLDEPFSALDVRLRLEMQDLAAELLRGRTVLMVTHDPAEAARLADRIHVLTEAGLSAVETPALPIPRAPSHPELLRCQGALMSRLIAGTAA
- a CDS encoding TenA family protein, whose product is MTAPDYGRSFALWRADCAPQWAAYTRHAFVEGLKDGSLPRAAFLTYLRQDYLFLIHFSRAWSLAVVKAGTLEEMQAAAATVQTLLQGEMALHVGICEATGISKADLLATEEAPENLAYTRYVLETGYSGDFLDLLAALAPCVLGYGEIGARLMIEAGDTPYRDWIETYGGADYQAMCHTRGAMIDKAVADRLGPAPEKLPRWQQLSHRFATATRLEVGFWGLGRA